Within Sphingobium sp. KCTC 72723, the genomic segment CGTGGTCGCAATCCCGCCCAGCGGACCCAGCGACGTGAGCGTCAGGGTGGAGCCGGACAATTCCTCCGACTTCGCCTTGCCCGTCCGCGCCGCATCGGCCAGCCGCCCGATCTCGCTCGCCAATTGCCAGACATTGCGGTCCTGCGCGTCGCGGATCACCGGCACCATCAGGCCAGCGTCCGTCTGCGTCGCCAGCCCCAGATGCACCGACCCATGGCGCGTCACCACGCCCGCTTCATCATCATACCGCGCATTAAGCATCGGGAAATCCGCCACCGCGCGGCAAATCGCCACGATCAGCAGCGGCAACATGGTCAGCTTGGGCCGGTCCCCGCGTCCACCGTTCAACTGCGCCCGCAACGCCTCCAGCGCGGTCACGTCGATTTCCTCGACATAGGAGAAATGCGGGATATGCCGTTTGGAAGCGGCCATATTCTCCGCGATCCGGCGCCGCATCCCGATGACCCTGACCTGCTCGTCGGGCCGCCGCGCCGCCCGTCCCGCCGGGCGATACCCCTGCCCCTGTCCATAGAGCAGATAGGCGTCGAGATCGGCATGACGCACATGATCGCCCGCCGATTTCACCAGCGCAAGGTCAATGCCCAGATCCTTCGCCCGCGCGCGAACGGCAGGGGAGGCAAGCACTTTCTCTCCCCCCCTCCCTGTTAGGGAAGGGTCGGGGGTGGGTGGAGGCGAAGCCGACACTTCCTCGTGGACGACGGCAGGCTCGCTGCGCTCGCTGCCCACCCCCGGCCCCTCCCCAACAGGGAGGGGAGATTCTGTTACCGCCGTCTCCGCCGCAATCGCCGCGTCCGAAGGCGCTGGCGCAATTGCCTCGCCACCCTCGACCTCGACCTCAATCTCCACCAGCATCGCGCCGATCGACACCTGATCGCCCGGCTCCCCGGCCAATCGCGTGACGACGCCCGCCACCGGGCTTTCCATCTCGACTGTCGCCTTGTCGGTCATCATGTCGGCGATCGGCTGATCCTCCTCGACCCGGTCGCCCACCTTGACGTGCCAGCCGACGATCTCGGCCTGCGCTATGCCCTCACCAATATCGGGCAACTTGAATGTGAAAAGCGCCATGACAGCTCAATCCTTCATGATCTTGTTGATGGCTTCGCGGATGCGGACGGGTCCGGGGAAATAGGCCCACTCCAGGCTATGCGGATAGGGCGTGTCGAACCCGGTCACGCGCTCGATCGGCGCTTCGAGATGATAGAAACAGCGTTCCTGCACCTGTGCCATCAACTCCGCGCCGAACCCGCTGGTGCGCGTGGCTTCATGGACGATCAGGCAACGCCCGGTCTTTTTCACCGACGCCTCGATCGCCTCTATGTCCAGCGGCACCAACGAACGCAGGTCCACGATGTCCGCGTCCAGCCCCATGGCCCTTACGGTATCCTCGACCACATGGACCATCGTGCCATAGCACAGGATCGTCAGCGCCTCCCCCGCCCGGACGGTTCGCGCCTTGCCCAGAGGGATGCGGTAATAGCCGGTCGGCACCTGCGCATCTGCATGACCTGCCCAGCTTTTGGCGGGCGTGTCATAATGGCCATCGAACGGCCCATTATAGATGCGCTTGGGTTCGAAGAAGATCGTCGGATCATTATCCTCGATCGCGGCGATCAGCAGCCCCTTGGCGTCATAGGGGGTAGACGGAATTACCGTCTTGATCCCCGAACAATGGGTGAAGATGCCTTCGGGCGATTGCGAATGCGTCTGCCCGCCGAAAATCCCCCCGCCAAAGGGCGATCGCACCGTCATCGGCGCAATGAACTCGCCCGCCGACCGATAACGCAGCCGCGCCGCTTCGCTGACCAACTGGTCGAGCGCGGGATAGATATAGTCGGCAAACTGGATTTCCGGCACCGGGCGCAGGCCATATGCGCCCATGCCCACCGCCACGCCGATGATCCCGCATTCGGTGATCGGCGTGTCGAACACCCGGTTCTTGCCATATTTTTCCTGCAAGCCCGCTGTGGCGCGAAAAACGCCGCCGAAAAAGCCGACATCCTCGCCCATCACGACCACATCGGGGTCGCGTTCCATCATCACGTCCATGGCGCTGTTGATCGCCTGGATCATGTTCATATGGGTGGTTTCAGTCATGGGAAACCTCCAATTCCGTCATCCCAGCGGAGGCTGGGATCTCTCTGGCTTCAGGCGCGACGTTGCAGAAAAGGGAGATCCCAGCCTCCGCTGGGATGACGGGCATTGTGCTGAAATCCATCACAGCCCCGCCGCCTTCCATTCGTCCAGCATCTGTTGCTGCTGTTCCTTCAGGTGCCACGGCATTTCCTCGAACACATCCTCGAACAGGCTCTCCATCGGATGATGCAGGCCGTGGCCAAGGATACCGTTCTTCTCCGCTTCCCGCGCGGCGTCGCGGACATGTTCGGCCAATTCCTTGTCCATCGCCGCGTGCCGTTCCTCGTCCCAGATGCCCAGCGCGATGCAATGCTGCTTCAACCGGGCGATCGGGTCGCCCAGCGGCCACAGGCTGCTTTCCTCGGCGGAACGATAGGCGGTCGGGTCGTCCGACGTGCTATGCCCCTCGACGCGATAGGTGAAATGCTCGATCAGCGTCGGCCCGGCATTGGCCCGCGCCCGGTCGGCGGCCCATCGCGTGGCGGCATAGACCGCCAGCACATCATTGCCATCGACCCGCAGCCCCGCAATGCCATAGCCGACCGCGCGCGCGGCGAACGTCGTCGCCTCACCGCCCGCAAAACCTGAAAAGCTGCTGATAGCCCATTGATTATTAACGACATTCAATATGACGGGCGCACGATAGACACTGGCAAAGGTGCAGGCATTGTGGAAGTCACCCTCCGCCGTCGATCCTTCGCCGCACCATGTCGCGGCGATCCGCGTGTCGCCCTTGGCCGCGCTTGCCATCGCCCATCCGACCGCTTGCGGATATTGCGTCGTCAGATTGCCGGAGATCGAGAAGAAGCCAGCCTCCCGCGCCGAATACATGATCGGCAACTGCCGCCCTTTCAGCCGGTCGCCCTTGTTGGAATAAATCTGGTTCATCATGTCGATGATGGGCCAGTCGCGCGCGATCAATATCCCCTGCTGGCGATAGCTGGGAAAGCACATGTCGTCGCGCGACAGGGCCAGCGCCGCGCCGATCGACACGGCTTCCTCGCCCGTGGACTTCATGTAGAAACTGGTCTTGCCCTGCCGCTGCGCGCGAAACATCCGCGCGTCGAACGCGCGGGTCAGCGCCATCGTGCGCAACATCCGCAACAGCGTTTCGGGCGGCAGCTTGGGGTTCCATTGTCCGCCTGCCACGCCATCGGCGTCCAGCACCCGCACCAGCCCATAGGCCAGATCGCGCATCGTGCCGGGCGCCGCCGCTTCGTCCGGTCGCGGGGCTGCATCGACGGCCGGAATGTCGAAATGGGTGAAGTCGGCGCTTTCGCCCGGCCGGGCTGGCGGTTCAGGAACATGCAGGCGCAGCGGGGGCAAATTGCGCCCTTCATGGCCTTGCACAGCGCCGTGATCGTCGGGATCGGTCATCCTGCCTCCTATGGTGCATTGCAATAATATTGCTTAATGCGGACATTAAATTACAACGTTATAAAAGGCAAGCCTCCCTTACCCAATTTTTCGTGACCCTATGTCCATCTCGCTGTCTGTTTCAGACCGCGACAGGCGCAGAAATGGCGGCTTGCGGCGTATAATCCACCACCTCGAAATCCTCGATGGCATAGTCGAAAATGGATGAAGGGGGGCTTTTGATCCGTAGTTTCGGCGCGCCCGACGGAATGCGACTCATCTGCTCCTCCACCAGCGCAGCGTGGTTCAGATAGAGGTGAACGTCGCCCCCCTGCCAAACGACTTCCCCCGGCTCCAGATCGCATTGTTGCGCCAGCATCCGGGTGATCAGCGACAGGCCGAAAATGTTGAAGGCAAAGCCCAGCCCCAGGTCGCAACTGCGCTGAAACAGCAGGCCGTTCAGCTTCCCGTCGGACACCTGGAACTGATAGGTCATATGACAGGGCGGCAGCGCCATCTGCGCCACTTCCGCCACGTTCCAGCCGGTAAACAGCAAGCGCCGCGACCCCGGCGTCGCCCGGATCGCTGTGACCAGATCGGCAATCTGGTTATGCCCCTTGTCCGCCCGCCGAAACAGGCCATCCCCGGCTGGTTCATAACGCGGCCAGTTCACCCATTGCGCGCCATAAACCGGGCCAAGATCGCCCCACTGCAACGCGAACGCCTCGTCCGCAATGATCCGCGCCTCGAACGCATCCCGGTCGATCGTCTCGCCCGTCGCCCGGCGATAGCTGTCGAGCGGCCAGTCGGTCCAGATATGCACCCCCTGCTCCACCAGCGCGCGAATATTGGTGTCCCCGGTCAGGAACCACAGCATCTCCCGCGCCGCAGCCTTCCAAAAGACGCGCTTGGTCGTCAGCAGCGGGATCGCATCGTCCGCCAGCGAAAAGCGCATCGTCGCCCCCAGCACCGACCGGGTACCAACCCCCGTCCGGTCGATCCGCTCGTCGCCCTTCGTCCAGATATGCCGCATCAGGTCCAGATATTGCTGTTCATAATGGGGTGCGGTCGAAGGGGGCGTATCGGTCAAGGCGGGCTTCCTGCGAAACAAGGACTCTGGCATTGCCTGCCTTTAGCCCAAGGACGCCACAGCCGCCAACGCCGCATATAACTGCCAGATCGGATCAATCTGCGCTGGCGATTCCGCGCCGCCGGGGCATCCTGCCGTCATGGCCCATGTCGATGCTCTGGACCTGCTGATCCTCGACCCCGTCTGGCGGCCCTGCCATCGCGTGCCGCTGGCCGGGGAATGGCGCACCATCCTGCGTCGCGTGCTGGACCATGACGGGCAATGGCTGGCCCTCTATCAACACCGCAGAACGGCCGCTGGTCCCTTCCCCGCCCCCGCCGACATCGCACTGACCCGATCGGTGGCCCGGCGACTGCGCGCGCTCGATATGCACCTGGCCGATCATATGATCCGGGCAGGCGAAAAACGGTTCAGCTTCCGCGCAGCAGGGCTTTTATGACGGCAGCAAAAAAAGCGTCCCTGCCCGCTTGCCAGCCTGAAAAGCCGTCTCTATAGGCTGCGACCTGCCTTACGGGGCCGCTCACAAGGCGGCACCGGCATCGGTCGGGGAATAGCTCAGCCTGGTAGAGCACTGTCTTCGGGAGGCAGGGGCCGGAGGTTCGAATCCTCTTTCCCCGACCACATGATTTTCGCGCCGTTCCGGTATTTCGCCACCCCATGCGGGGGGCGCGATACCGGCGCGCCTTTCCCTCAATCGGCCAGGTAGAAATCGCGCAGCGCCCGTGCGTCATGCAACGCATTGTGCGGCACCCGGCTGTTGGCCGCCGCGCTGAAACCCGCCGCATTGATGAGTTCGAGCCGCAGGCCGAAATCCACCCCCGCCATGCGCCCCGGCCCGGTGACCAGCAGCGCGCAAAAATGGGCCAGATCCTCCGGCCAGTCCGCTATGATTACGGGATCGGAATCCCCCTCCAGATAGGCAGCGACATGATCGGCCGCCTCCACCCGGTTGAGTTGCAGGTCGATGCCCGGCGGCACATGGCGCAGATAGGGAACGACATGCTGCGACACCCAGCCCTCGACTTCGTCCGGTAACGGCAGTGTGACGTAAAATTCCTGGTCGCCATGTTCGGGGACCAGCGCGACGCTGATCAGCGCGCCGCCAAAGCCGTTAAATTCAGTATCGAGAAAATAGCGCATGAACGAAATACTGCCTGCCGATCGGTATGTCTGGCCATCAACGGACGGCATCGCCTGGTGCCTGTAGCATTTGCGTGACGGAAGCCAAGCTGCCATGCGCTCCATCCACCGATACGCCACGCAAAGGACAGAATATGACGCCGCGCGAATATCTTGGTTCCGCCCCCATTCCGGGCGGGGACGAACTCAAGCTCTATCGCCGGGACAAGGATTTTATGATCGTGCTGGACCGCAACGAATTGATGAGCAGCCGGATGAGCGGATCGGAAAAGGCGCTGGCCGACATGACGATCGAACGGCTGGCAGGCCGCCGCGCGCCGCATTTGCTGATCGGCGGTTACGGCATGGGCTTTACCCTGCGTGCGGCGCTGGCGGCGTTGCCGGGGGACGCGCGTATTACGCTGGTCGAACTGGTCCCCGAAATCATCGCATGGGCGCGCGGCCCGATGGTCGATCTGGCAGCGGGTTGCCTGGACGATCCGCGTGTCGAACTGGTCATGGGTGACGTGGCAACCGCCATCGTCGATGGTCCGGGGCGTTATGACGCCATCCTGCTGGACGTGGACAATGGTCCCGATGGCCTGACCGTGGAGGCCAATGATCAGCTTTATTCCGGCAAAGGCCTTGGCATCGCCAAACATGCGCTGCGCCCCGGCGGCATATTGGCGGTATGGTCCGCCGGATCGGACGATGCATTCACCCGCCGCCTGCGCAATGCAGGCTTTGATGTGGACGAAGTCGCGGTCAAGGCGCGCGACAACGGCAAGGGGCCACGCCATGTCATCTGGTTCGCGCGGAAAAACTAGGCGCGATAGCGCGCGCCTATCCTATATGCCGCCTGCAACGACTGGCCAGCCGCCGCTTTCCAACGCAGCGGACAGGCTGGCCACGCAATTGTCGATCGCCGCCTGATCGGTCGAGCGAATCACGAAATTCGCGCCGGTCCGGCCTTCGCGGAAAAAAGGATAGCTGCCGATCTGGCACCCGTCATGCGCCCGTTCCGACCCGGCGAGCAGGTCGGCAATCTCGCTTTCGGCCACCCAGCATCCGATCGTCGCTGATAATAGCGGCAATCCGCCTTCCAACGTCCCGGTCAGGCT encodes:
- a CDS encoding dihydrolipoamide acetyltransferase family protein translates to MALFTFKLPDIGEGIAQAEIVGWHVKVGDRVEEDQPIADMMTDKATVEMESPVAGVVTRLAGEPGDQVSIGAMLVEIEVEVEGGEAIAPAPSDAAIAAETAVTESPLPVGEGPGVGSERSEPAVVHEEVSASPPPTPDPSLTGRGGEKVLASPAVRARAKDLGIDLALVKSAGDHVRHADLDAYLLYGQGQGYRPAGRAARRPDEQVRVIGMRRRIAENMAASKRHIPHFSYVEEIDVTALEALRAQLNGGRGDRPKLTMLPLLIVAICRAVADFPMLNARYDDEAGVVTRHGSVHLGLATQTDAGLMVPVIRDAQDRNVWQLASEIGRLADAARTGKAKSEELSGSTLTLTSLGPLGGIATTPVINRPEVAIIGPNRVIERPVFRGKEIVAAKLMNLSISCDHRVVDGWDAASYVQAVRRLLENPALLFVD
- a CDS encoding alpha-ketoacid dehydrogenase subunit beta, yielding MNMIQAINSAMDVMMERDPDVVVMGEDVGFFGGVFRATAGLQEKYGKNRVFDTPITECGIIGVAVGMGAYGLRPVPEIQFADYIYPALDQLVSEAARLRYRSAGEFIAPMTVRSPFGGGIFGGQTHSQSPEGIFTHCSGIKTVIPSTPYDAKGLLIAAIEDNDPTIFFEPKRIYNGPFDGHYDTPAKSWAGHADAQVPTGYYRIPLGKARTVRAGEALTILCYGTMVHVVEDTVRAMGLDADIVDLRSLVPLDIEAIEASVKKTGRCLIVHEATRTSGFGAELMAQVQERCFYHLEAPIERVTGFDTPYPHSLEWAYFPGPVRIREAINKIMKD
- a CDS encoding 3-methyl-2-oxobutanoate dehydrogenase (2-methylpropanoyl-transferring) subunit alpha, with translation MTDPDDHGAVQGHEGRNLPPLRLHVPEPPARPGESADFTHFDIPAVDAAPRPDEAAAPGTMRDLAYGLVRVLDADGVAGGQWNPKLPPETLLRMLRTMALTRAFDARMFRAQRQGKTSFYMKSTGEEAVSIGAALALSRDDMCFPSYRQQGILIARDWPIIDMMNQIYSNKGDRLKGRQLPIMYSAREAGFFSISGNLTTQYPQAVGWAMASAAKGDTRIAATWCGEGSTAEGDFHNACTFASVYRAPVILNVVNNQWAISSFSGFAGGEATTFAARAVGYGIAGLRVDGNDVLAVYAATRWAADRARANAGPTLIEHFTYRVEGHSTSDDPTAYRSAEESSLWPLGDPIARLKQHCIALGIWDEERHAAMDKELAEHVRDAAREAEKNGILGHGLHHPMESLFEDVFEEMPWHLKEQQQQMLDEWKAAGL
- the thyA gene encoding thymidylate synthase, which translates into the protein MPESLFRRKPALTDTPPSTAPHYEQQYLDLMRHIWTKGDERIDRTGVGTRSVLGATMRFSLADDAIPLLTTKRVFWKAAAREMLWFLTGDTNIRALVEQGVHIWTDWPLDSYRRATGETIDRDAFEARIIADEAFALQWGDLGPVYGAQWVNWPRYEPAGDGLFRRADKGHNQIADLVTAIRATPGSRRLLFTGWNVAEVAQMALPPCHMTYQFQVSDGKLNGLLFQRSCDLGLGFAFNIFGLSLITRMLAQQCDLEPGEVVWQGGDVHLYLNHAALVEEQMSRIPSGAPKLRIKSPPSSIFDYAIEDFEVVDYTPQAAISAPVAV
- a CDS encoding JAB domain-containing protein is translated as MAHVDALDLLILDPVWRPCHRVPLAGEWRTILRRVLDHDGQWLALYQHRRTAAGPFPAPADIALTRSVARRLRALDMHLADHMIRAGEKRFSFRAAGLL
- a CDS encoding spermidine synthase; the protein is MTPREYLGSAPIPGGDELKLYRRDKDFMIVLDRNELMSSRMSGSEKALADMTIERLAGRRAPHLLIGGYGMGFTLRAALAALPGDARITLVELVPEIIAWARGPMVDLAAGCLDDPRVELVMGDVATAIVDGPGRYDAILLDVDNGPDGLTVEANDQLYSGKGLGIAKHALRPGGILAVWSAGSDDAFTRRLRNAGFDVDEVAVKARDNGKGPRHVIWFARKN